One segment of Fuscovulum ytuae DNA contains the following:
- a CDS encoding TIGR00645 family protein translates to MAGLLLFGSGIPVSLKMEAMMGERQTAESLVERGLFASRWLMAPMYLGLTVALLMLLVIFFRELVYYVPQMMSLSPEKTILVVLTLIDLTLAANLLLIVMFSGYESFVSKFDFDVGTDRPGWMGKVDFGGLKMKLIASIVAISAIHLLKRFMEIGDPTTPPPDEGHLFWLTVIHMSFVLSGVLMALMDWLQARSAK, encoded by the coding sequence GTGGCGGGCCTCTTGCTTTTCGGATCGGGCATTCCAGTTTCGCTGAAAATGGAGGCCATGATGGGCGAACGGCAGACGGCTGAATCCTTGGTGGAGCGGGGGCTGTTTGCCAGCCGCTGGCTGATGGCGCCCATGTATCTGGGGCTGACCGTGGCGCTGTTGATGCTGCTGGTGATCTTCTTCCGCGAGCTGGTCTATTACGTGCCGCAGATGATGAGCCTGAGCCCGGAAAAGACGATCCTTGTTGTCCTGACGCTGATCGATCTGACGCTGGCGGCGAACCTGCTGCTGATCGTGATGTTTTCGGGCTATGAAAGTTTCGTGTCGAAGTTCGATTTCGACGTGGGAACGGATCGGCCGGGCTGGATGGGCAAGGTGGATTTCGGCGGTCTGAAGATGAAGCTGATCGCGTCGATCGTGGCGATTTCGGCCATCCATCTTTTGAAGCGGTTCATGGAGATTGGGGACCCGACCACGCCGCCGCCGGATGAGGGGCATCTCTTCTGGCTGACGGTGATCCATATGAGTTTTGTGCTGTCGGGCGTGCTGATGGCGTTGATGGATTGGCTGCAAGCGCGGTCGGCGAAGTGA
- the rpsD gene encoding 30S ribosomal protein S4, which produces MTKRTSAKYKIDRRMGENIWGRPKSPVNKREYGPGQHGQRRKNKLSDFGTQLRAKQKLKGYYGDLTEKQFRKIYAEAERVKGDTGEMLIGLLERRLDAVVYRAKFVPTVFAARQFVNHGHVTVNGKRVNIASYRVKEGDVVEVRQKSKQLALVLEAVALTERDVPDYLEVDHSKMVAKFVRTPGLGDVPYPVQMEPNLVVEYYAKN; this is translated from the coding sequence GTGACGAAACGCACCTCTGCCAAGTACAAGATCGACCGCCGCATGGGCGAAAACATCTGGGGCCGTCCGAAATCCCCGGTGAACAAGCGTGAATACGGCCCCGGCCAGCACGGCCAGCGCCGCAAGAACAAGCTTTCCGACTTTGGCACGCAGCTGCGCGCGAAGCAGAAGCTGAAGGGTTACTATGGTGACCTGACCGAAAAGCAGTTCCGCAAGATCTATGCAGAAGCGGAACGGGTGAAGGGCGACACCGGCGAAATGCTGATCGGCCTCTTGGAGCGCCGTCTGGACGCGGTGGTCTACCGCGCCAAGTTCGTTCCCACCGTTTTCGCTGCCCGTCAGTTCGTGAACCACGGCCATGTGACCGTGAACGGCAAGCGCGTGAACATCGCGTCCTACCGCGTCAAGGAAGGCGATGTGGTGGAAGTGCGCCAGAAGTCCAAGCAGCTTGCGCTGGTTCTGGAAGCTGTTGCCCTGACCGAGCGTGACGTTCCGGACTACCTTGAGGTTGACCATTCCAAGATGGTCGCGAAATTCGTCCGCACCCCGGGCTTGGGCGATGTGCCCTATCCGGTGCAGATGGAACCGAACCTCGTCGTCGAATACTACGCGAAGAACTGA
- a CDS encoding Hint domain-containing protein, producing the protein MITGSRGTFVISWTQTEVDGVAGAAIDLLTVGAAWRWTGSAVRVDGAADLLLLEAAEGAAEIRKRAARMVRRLIGTAIGRATEADEELSDEDEDEVPDQGFIVTDGVTSYALTIIPVPDSGTRLLMILGEVPPANRDLWVVRTSIDRARVAAGGREGGGVICFTPGTRIATPEGPKLIQALRPGDLVLTKDDGPQEVLWMGHRRMSGARLYAMPHLRPIRFRAGAMGLDLPEPDLIVSPAHRMLVKGAAAQALFGTAEVLVRAEDLINDNSIMVDLALREVTYVHILLERHNVVFANGIETESFHPSNTALEMIDSGQRAELQRMVPGIERRPDAYGDYARRNLSASEAALLRHDIAA; encoded by the coding sequence ATGATAACGGGCTCTCGTGGCACGTTCGTCATTTCTTGGACGCAGACTGAAGTTGATGGTGTGGCGGGTGCGGCCATCGATCTTTTGACGGTCGGTGCCGCGTGGCGCTGGACGGGTTCGGCTGTGCGTGTGGATGGCGCGGCGGACCTTCTTCTTCTAGAGGCGGCCGAAGGGGCGGCGGAAATCAGGAAACGTGCGGCGCGCATGGTGCGCCGCTTGATTGGCACGGCCATCGGTCGAGCGACGGAAGCGGACGAGGAGCTTTCCGACGAAGACGAGGACGAAGTGCCGGATCAGGGGTTCATCGTCACCGATGGGGTGACGAGCTATGCCCTGACCATCATCCCGGTGCCGGACAGCGGCACGCGGCTTTTGATGATTTTGGGCGAGGTGCCGCCTGCGAACCGCGATCTGTGGGTGGTGCGGACATCGATTGACCGCGCGCGGGTTGCGGCGGGTGGGCGCGAGGGCGGCGGGGTCATCTGCTTTACCCCCGGCACGCGGATCGCGACGCCAGAGGGGCCGAAGCTGATACAGGCGCTGCGCCCCGGCGATCTGGTTCTGACCAAGGATGACGGGCCGCAAGAGGTGCTGTGGATGGGGCATCGGCGCATGTCGGGCGCGCGGCTTTATGCGATGCCGCATCTGCGGCCGATCCGGTTCCGGGCCGGGGCGATGGGCCTTGATCTGCCGGAGCCGGACCTGATCGTGTCGCCCGCGCATCGGATGCTGGTGAAGGGCGCGGCGGCGCAGGCCTTGTTTGGAACCGCTGAGGTGTTGGTGCGGGCGGAGGACCTGATCAACGATAACTCGATCATGGTGGACCTTGCTTTGCGCGAGGTGACCTATGTGCATATCCTGCTGGAGCGGCATAACGTCGTCTTCGCCAATGGGATCGAGACCGAAAGCTTTCACCCGTCCAACACCGCGCTTGAGATGATCGATTCAGGCCAGCGGGCGGAGCTTCAGCGGATGGTGCCGGGGATCGAACGGCGGCCCGATGCCTATGGCGATTATGCGCGGCGCAACCTTTCGGCCAGCGAAGCGGCGCTGCTGCGCCATGACATCGCCGCGTGA
- a CDS encoding lipid A-modifier LpxR family protein, whose amino-acid sequence MTLPRSALAALPLMIALAAVASPVAAQERMTLGWGRLLTNDAIGDGEDRWRSGSYVLSWVRGPEWTGALPSRPGEILEFRLRAETIAPADLITPAALDRRYVGALTLGVHTQFETRGIESSLGLDAVIVGPQTGISDIHGDLHDLLGLAAPTVFGAQLGNDVLPTVTAEFGRSFEIGPQAHLRPFVEMQAGAETLLRVGGDLTFGGFGTGALMIRDSTTGQRYRGTGISGADGFSLTMGADLAEVYDSQFFLSTDPITPKDSRARARVGLHWQGSQNEVFYGLTWVGEEFEEQPEGQVLGAINLRLRF is encoded by the coding sequence ATGACCTTACCCAGATCGGCTTTGGCCGCCCTTCCTTTGATGATTGCACTTGCCGCCGTGGCATCCCCGGTTGCCGCGCAAGAGCGGATGACCTTGGGCTGGGGCCGCCTTTTGACCAATGACGCCATCGGGGATGGCGAGGATCGCTGGCGGTCGGGGTCTTATGTCCTGAGTTGGGTGCGCGGGCCGGAATGGACGGGTGCTTTGCCATCGCGCCCCGGCGAGATCTTGGAGTTTCGGCTGCGGGCCGAGACGATTGCGCCTGCTGATCTGATTACCCCTGCGGCGCTGGATCGGCGCTATGTCGGGGCGCTGACGCTGGGTGTGCATACGCAGTTCGAGACGCGGGGGATTGAGTCAAGCCTTGGTCTTGATGCGGTGATCGTCGGGCCGCAGACGGGGATCAGCGATATTCACGGCGATCTGCATGATCTGCTGGGGCTGGCCGCGCCCACGGTGTTTGGGGCGCAGCTTGGCAATGATGTGCTGCCCACGGTGACGGCGGAATTCGGGCGGAGTTTCGAGATAGGGCCACAGGCGCATCTGCGCCCCTTTGTCGAAATGCAGGCCGGGGCGGAAACCCTGCTGCGGGTGGGGGGCGATCTGACCTTTGGCGGATTTGGCACGGGCGCCTTGATGATCCGGGATTCGACCACGGGGCAGCGCTATCGCGGCACAGGGATCAGCGGCGCGGATGGGTTCAGCCTGACGATGGGCGCGGATCTGGCCGAGGTCTATGACAGCCAGTTCTTCCTTTCCACCGATCCAATCACCCCCAAGGATAGCCGTGCCCGTGCGCGGGTTGGCCTGCATTGGCAGGGCAGCCAGAACGAGGTGTTTTACGGGCTGACATGGGTGGGAGAAGAGTTCGAAGAACAGCCCGAAGGGCAGGTTCTGGGGGCGATCAACCTTCGGTTGCGGTTCTAG
- a CDS encoding AbrB family transcriptional regulator → MRVPDGLRRVDYPALAMTLCLGAAGGMVALMLHLPLALLLGSLCVTGVIAAAGWRPFGRGITLPMKLRSAFVPVIGVAIGGAFTPEVLGQAGAWWPSLLALLLFLPLAHAIGFAVYRLGGLPRLESFFGAVPGGLIETVQMGEEAGGDVRLMTVLQFLRLILTILFVPLIFMGLTGGAVGSASGAQLPAAAVHLTVYEVAVLLAAGVLGVSVGRRLRLPAAIMTGPILFSAVAHAVGLVHGVPPAWLVGVTQVVVGCGLGARFVGADAAMLWRAARLAVVNAVLALGLAYGFAMLLADWVREPVAAVFLAFAPGGLAEMSLIALSLQMSVVYVTVHHVARIVLSVMIAKGARRWIG, encoded by the coding sequence ATGCGGGTGCCGGACGGACTGAGGCGGGTGGATTACCCCGCATTGGCCATGACGCTGTGCCTTGGCGCGGCGGGGGGGATGGTGGCCTTGATGCTGCATCTGCCGCTGGCACTGCTGCTTGGGTCGCTTTGCGTGACGGGGGTGATTGCGGCGGCGGGCTGGCGGCCTTTCGGGCGGGGGATCACGCTGCCCATGAAGCTGCGGTCGGCCTTCGTGCCGGTGATCGGGGTGGCCATCGGCGGGGCCTTCACGCCTGAGGTTCTGGGGCAGGCGGGGGCGTGGTGGCCGTCGCTGCTGGCGCTACTTTTGTTCCTGCCCTTGGCGCATGCCATCGGGTTTGCCGTCTATCGGTTGGGCGGATTGCCGAGGCTGGAGAGTTTCTTCGGTGCGGTGCCCGGCGGGTTGATCGAAACGGTGCAGATGGGGGAAGAGGCGGGTGGGGATGTGCGCCTGATGACGGTGCTGCAATTCCTGCGGTTGATCCTGACGATCCTGTTCGTGCCGTTGATCTTCATGGGGCTGACGGGGGGTGCCGTGGGATCGGCGAGCGGGGCGCAACTGCCTGCCGCTGCTGTTCATCTGACGGTTTACGAGGTGGCGGTGCTGTTGGCGGCGGGGGTCTTGGGTGTGTCGGTGGGGCGGCGGCTGCGGTTGCCTGCAGCGATCATGACGGGGCCGATCCTGTTTTCCGCCGTGGCCCATGCGGTGGGTCTGGTGCATGGGGTGCCGCCTGCATGGCTGGTGGGGGTGACGCAGGTGGTGGTGGGCTGCGGTCTTGGCGCGCGCTTTGTCGGGGCGGATGCGGCGATGCTGTGGCGGGCGGCGCGGCTGGCGGTGGTGAATGCGGTGCTGGCGCTGGGCCTTGCCTATGGGTTCGCCATGCTGTTGGCGGACTGGGTGCGCGAGCCTGTGGCGGCGGTCTTTCTTGCCTTTGCGCCGGGTGGGTTGGCGGAGATGAGCCTGATCGCTTTGAGCCTGCAAATGAGCGTGGTCTATGTGACGGTGCATCACGTCGCGCGCATCGTGCTGAGCGTGATGATAGCCAAAGGGGCGCGGCGGTGGATCGGATAA
- a CDS encoding SlyX family protein, which yields MVELEERVAHLMRAVDDLSDVVAGQAKEIERLTRLVQLLVEREAEREAMATDGPAANVKPPHW from the coding sequence ATGGTCGAGCTTGAGGAACGGGTGGCGCATCTGATGCGGGCGGTGGATGATCTGTCGGATGTGGTGGCAGGGCAGGCGAAGGAAATTGAGCGGCTGACCCGGCTGGTGCAGCTGCTGGTGGAGCGGGAGGCCGAGCGCGAGGCAATGGCCACGGATGGCCCGGCCGCCAATGTGAAGCCGCCGCATTGGTAG
- the hisS gene encoding histidine--tRNA ligase — MAQDKPTESKARRPRAETPKGFRDYFGAEVTERKAMLDKVAEVYHRYGFDPLETSAVETVEALGKFLPDVDRPNEGVFAWQDEDQDWLALRYDLTAPLARVAAQYRNDLPAPYRRYAMGPVWRNEKPGPGRFRQFYQCDADTVGAPSVAADAEICAMLSDALETVGIPRGDYIVRVNNRKVLNGVMEVAGVLDPTDPGRFANERGIVLRAIDKIDRLGETGVRALLGEGRKDESGDFTKGAGLAPEQAEVVMAFMAARRATGAETTARLRELVGPSAIGSDGVAELETIADLLDRQGYGPDRILIDPGVVRGLGYYTGPVYEAELTFEILDEKGRKRQFGSVAGGGRYDDLVKRFTGQSVPATGVSIGVDRLLAALRAKGRVSTDAQGPVVVTVMDRDRMADYMAMVADLRNAGIRAEVYLGNPKNFGNQLKYADKRASPIAVIQGGNESEKGTVILKDLILGAQIAQNATLEEWKDRPAQLEVPRADLVAAVQKMLGK, encoded by the coding sequence ATGGCACAGGACAAACCCACCGAGTCCAAGGCACGCCGCCCCCGCGCCGAAACCCCCAAAGGGTTCCGCGACTATTTCGGGGCCGAGGTGACCGAACGCAAAGCCATGCTGGATAAGGTGGCCGAGGTTTATCACCGCTACGGCTTTGACCCCCTCGAAACCTCTGCCGTCGAAACGGTGGAGGCGCTGGGAAAATTCCTCCCCGACGTGGACCGCCCGAATGAAGGCGTCTTTGCCTGGCAAGACGAAGATCAGGATTGGCTCGCGCTCCGCTATGACCTGACCGCCCCCTTGGCCCGCGTCGCCGCGCAATACCGCAACGACCTGCCCGCCCCCTATCGCCGCTATGCGATGGGCCCTGTCTGGCGCAACGAAAAGCCGGGTCCCGGCCGTTTCCGCCAATTCTACCAATGCGACGCCGATACCGTCGGTGCCCCTTCCGTGGCCGCGGATGCCGAGATTTGCGCGATGCTATCGGACGCCCTTGAAACCGTCGGCATCCCGCGCGGCGATTACATCGTCCGGGTGAACAACCGCAAAGTCCTCAATGGCGTGATGGAGGTGGCAGGCGTCCTCGACCCCACCGATCCCGGCCGCTTCGCCAATGAACGCGGCATCGTCCTGCGCGCCATCGACAAGATCGACCGTCTGGGCGAAACCGGCGTCCGCGCCCTGCTTGGCGAAGGCCGCAAGGATGAAAGCGGCGATTTCACAAAAGGCGCAGGCCTTGCCCCCGAACAGGCCGAGGTCGTCATGGCCTTCATGGCCGCCCGTCGCGCCACAGGTGCCGAAACCACCGCCCGCCTGCGCGAATTGGTCGGCCCCTCTGCCATCGGATCGGACGGCGTGGCCGAGCTTGAAACCATCGCCGACCTCCTCGACCGCCAAGGCTATGGCCCCGACCGCATCCTCATCGACCCCGGTGTCGTGCGCGGCTTGGGCTATTACACTGGCCCCGTGTATGAGGCCGAACTGACCTTCGAAATCCTCGATGAAAAGGGCCGCAAGCGCCAATTCGGGTCCGTCGCCGGGGGGGGCCGCTATGACGACCTCGTCAAACGCTTCACGGGTCAATCCGTCCCCGCCACCGGCGTCTCCATCGGGGTCGACCGCCTTCTTGCCGCACTCCGCGCCAAGGGCCGCGTCAGCACCGATGCCCAAGGCCCCGTCGTCGTCACCGTGATGGATCGCGACCGCATGGCCGATTACATGGCCATGGTCGCCGATCTCCGCAACGCAGGCATCCGGGCCGAAGTCTATTTGGGCAACCCCAAGAACTTCGGCAACCAACTCAAATACGCCGACAAGCGCGCCTCTCCCATCGCCGTGATCCAAGGCGGGAACGAATCCGAAAAGGGCACCGTGATCCTCAAGGACCTCATCCTTGGCGCGCAGATCGCGCAGAACGCGACGCTTGAGGAATGGAAGGACCGGCCCGCACAGCTCGAAGTGCCGCGCGCCGATCTGGTGGCCGCCGTCCAAAAGATGCTGGGGAAATGA